In Thauera sedimentorum, a single genomic region encodes these proteins:
- a CDS encoding MSHA biogenesis protein MshK has translation MSDLHMLARLALLFACSGAATAASGAAGIPDPLAPPGQIAAPSAADGAAPLAAARLQATRVGPDDGFAVIDGTTVRRGERVGDAVVVRIEAASVTLRGDDNTERVLRFDAPGMSKRPAGRNGTQP, from the coding sequence GTGTCTGACCTGCACATGCTTGCCCGCCTCGCCCTGCTGTTCGCCTGCTCGGGCGCGGCCACCGCAGCCAGCGGCGCAGCCGGGATTCCCGACCCACTGGCCCCTCCCGGCCAGATCGCGGCGCCGTCCGCGGCTGACGGTGCCGCACCGCTTGCGGCCGCCAGGCTGCAGGCCACGCGCGTGGGGCCGGACGACGGCTTCGCGGTGATCGACGGCACCACGGTGCGCCGTGGAGAGCGCGTCGGCGATGCGGTGGTGGTGCGCATCGAGGCCGCCTCGGTCACGCTGCGCGGCGACGACAACACCGAACGGGTCCTGCGCTTCGACGCCCCGGGAATGAGCAAACGGCCAGCGGGCCGCAACGGAACACAGCCATGA
- a CDS encoding type II secretion system protein M — protein MKKAWTRLLAAIDRRSLRERALLLAAALAVIVLLADALFIEPARQAYKTDQARLTEARSRVAGLEASAAGLQAELAADPDAEAKARIAALQGAIAQADGRLAEAVSRFIPADRMHEVLRALVTQTGGLHLQALRSLPPAALDGGPADETAAQADADTDAPPQPAARVWKRGVELQLRGSYAALNAYLHTVEQQPWLLNWDLLSIDGTDYPEAAFTLRLHTLSLDKEWIGV, from the coding sequence ATGAAGAAGGCCTGGACCCGGCTGCTCGCGGCCATCGACCGGCGCTCGCTGCGCGAGCGGGCCCTGCTGCTCGCCGCCGCGCTCGCGGTCATCGTGCTGCTGGCCGACGCGCTGTTCATCGAACCCGCCCGGCAGGCCTACAAGACCGACCAGGCGCGCCTGACCGAAGCCCGCAGCCGCGTGGCCGGCCTGGAGGCCAGCGCGGCGGGCCTGCAGGCCGAACTTGCCGCCGACCCGGATGCGGAAGCCAAGGCGCGCATCGCCGCCCTGCAGGGAGCGATCGCCCAGGCCGACGGCCGGCTGGCGGAGGCCGTCTCCCGTTTCATCCCGGCCGACCGCATGCACGAGGTGCTGCGCGCCCTGGTCACGCAGACCGGCGGGCTGCACCTCCAGGCGCTGCGCAGCCTGCCGCCTGCCGCCCTGGACGGCGGCCCCGCGGACGAGACCGCGGCGCAGGCCGACGCCGACACCGACGCCCCGCCCCAGCCCGCGGCGCGCGTGTGGAAACGCGGCGTGGAACTGCAACTGCGCGGCAGCTACGCGGCGCTGAACGCCTACCTGCACACGGTCGAGCAGCAGCCCTGGCTGCTCAACTGGGACCTGCTGTCGATCGACGGCACGGATTACCCCGAAGCGGCGTTCACCCTGCGCCTGCACACCCTGAGCCTGGACAAGGAGTGGATCGGTGTCTGA
- a CDS encoding NADP-dependent malic enzyme — protein sequence MDQDFIAAALDYHRAPTRGKISVVPTKGLTNQRDLALAYSPGVAAACDAIVADPAEARELTSRGNLVAVITNGTAVLGLGNIGPLASKPVMEGKGCLFKKFANIDVFDIELAENDPDKLIDIIAALEPTLGGVNLEDIKAPECFYIEQKLRERMKIPVFHDDQHGTAIISSAGLINGLKLIGKDIGQVKLVCSGAGAAAIACLDLMVGLGLKRENVFVCDSKGVIYQGRDEKMEANKARYAQVTDARTLADAIVGADVFLGLSTAGVLKPEMVQKMADKPLIFALANPNPEILPEDAKRVRPDCIIATGRSDYPNQVNNVLCFPFIFRGALDVGASTINEEMKLACVKAIAELAQAEQSDIVASAYGGAELSFGPEYIIPKPFDPRLIVKIAPAVAKAAMDSGVATKPLEDMAAYVASLSDFVYQSGVLMKPVFSAAKRVPMEQKRVVYAEGEDPRVLHAVRVVVDEGLARPILIGRPGVIEMRIKKIGLNLVPERDFDIVNPESDPRYRDLWNEYFRLMSRDGVTPDIAKAKMRRDTTLIGCMLLRTGDADALVCGTFGTYDYHLKQVQDVIGLKPGCKQFAAMNILLLPKRMLAVTDTYVNESPNAEEVAEIARMAADELRRFGIEPRVALLSHSNFGSSSSASARKMRAASDILRASDPDLICDGEMHGDAALSAEIRSKVNPESTLQGEANLLVMPNLDAANISFNLMKIANGDGVSVGPMLLGAALPVHILTPSATVRRLVNITAVSVVDAQGQREASAR from the coding sequence ATGGATCAGGACTTCATCGCCGCGGCGCTGGACTATCACCGTGCACCGACGCGGGGCAAGATTTCGGTCGTTCCGACCAAGGGCCTCACCAACCAGCGCGATCTGGCGCTGGCCTATTCCCCCGGCGTCGCCGCCGCCTGCGACGCCATCGTCGCCGACCCTGCGGAGGCGCGCGAACTGACCAGCCGCGGCAACCTGGTGGCGGTGATCACCAACGGCACCGCGGTGCTGGGCCTGGGCAACATCGGCCCGCTGGCGTCCAAGCCGGTGATGGAAGGCAAGGGCTGCCTGTTCAAGAAGTTCGCCAACATCGACGTGTTCGACATCGAACTGGCGGAGAACGACCCCGACAAGCTGATCGACATCATCGCCGCGCTTGAGCCCACCCTGGGCGGGGTGAATCTGGAGGACATCAAGGCGCCCGAGTGCTTCTACATCGAGCAGAAGCTGCGCGAGCGCATGAAGATCCCGGTCTTCCACGACGACCAGCACGGCACCGCGATCATCTCCTCGGCCGGTCTGATCAACGGCCTCAAGCTGATCGGCAAGGACATCGGCCAGGTCAAGCTGGTGTGCTCCGGCGCCGGCGCGGCGGCCATCGCCTGCCTGGACCTGATGGTGGGCCTGGGCCTGAAGCGCGAGAACGTCTTCGTGTGCGACTCCAAGGGCGTCATCTACCAGGGCCGCGACGAGAAGATGGAGGCCAACAAGGCGCGCTACGCCCAAGTCACCGACGCGCGTACCCTGGCTGACGCCATCGTTGGCGCCGATGTGTTCCTCGGCCTGTCCACCGCGGGCGTGCTCAAGCCCGAGATGGTGCAGAAGATGGCCGACAAGCCGCTGATCTTCGCGCTCGCCAACCCCAACCCCGAGATCCTGCCGGAAGACGCCAAGCGCGTTCGCCCGGACTGCATCATCGCCACCGGCCGTTCGGACTACCCGAACCAGGTGAACAACGTGCTGTGCTTCCCCTTCATCTTCCGCGGCGCGCTCGACGTGGGCGCCAGCACGATCAACGAGGAGATGAAGCTGGCCTGCGTGAAGGCGATCGCCGAGCTGGCCCAGGCCGAGCAAAGCGACATCGTCGCCTCGGCCTACGGCGGCGCGGAGCTGTCCTTCGGCCCCGAGTACATCATCCCCAAGCCCTTCGACCCGCGCCTGATCGTCAAGATCGCCCCGGCGGTGGCCAAGGCGGCGATGGACTCCGGCGTGGCGACCAAGCCGCTGGAGGACATGGCGGCCTATGTGGCCAGCCTGAGCGACTTCGTCTACCAGTCCGGCGTGCTCATGAAGCCGGTGTTCTCGGCCGCCAAGCGCGTGCCGATGGAGCAGAAGCGCGTGGTGTACGCCGAGGGCGAGGACCCGCGCGTGCTGCACGCGGTGCGCGTGGTGGTCGATGAGGGCCTGGCGCGCCCCATCCTGATCGGCCGTCCGGGCGTGATCGAGATGCGCATCAAGAAGATCGGCCTCAACCTGGTGCCGGAGCGCGACTTCGACATCGTCAATCCGGAGTCCGATCCGCGCTACCGCGACCTGTGGAACGAGTACTTCCGCCTGATGAGCCGCGACGGCGTGACGCCGGACATCGCCAAGGCCAAGATGCGCCGCGACACCACGCTGATCGGCTGCATGCTGCTGCGCACCGGGGATGCGGATGCGCTGGTGTGCGGCACCTTCGGCACCTACGACTACCACCTCAAGCAGGTGCAGGACGTGATCGGTCTCAAGCCGGGCTGCAAGCAGTTTGCGGCGATGAACATCCTGCTGTTGCCCAAGCGCATGCTGGCGGTCACCGACACCTATGTGAACGAGAGCCCGAATGCCGAGGAAGTGGCGGAAATCGCCCGCATGGCCGCCGATGAGCTGCGCCGCTTCGGCATCGAGCCGCGCGTGGCGCTGCTGTCGCATTCCAACTTCGGCAGTTCCTCGTCGGCTTCCGCCCGCAAGATGCGGGCGGCCAGCGACATCCTGCGCGCCTCGGATCCGGACCTGATCTGCGACGGCGAAATGCACGGCGACGCCGCGCTGAGCGCCGAGATCCGCAGCAAGGTCAATCCCGAATCGACGCTGCAGGGCGAGGCCAACCTGCTGGTCATGCCCAATCTGGACGCGGCCAACATCTCCTTCAACCTGATGAAGATCGCCAACGGCGACGGCGTCTCGGTCGGACCCATGCTGCTCGGTGCTGCGCTGCCGGTGCATATCCTGACGCCCTCGGCCACGGTGCGCCGGCTGGTGAACATCACGGCCGTCTCGGTGGTCGATGCGCAGGGTCAGCGCGAGGCCTCCGCACGCTGA
- a CDS encoding phospholipase A, which produces MIVRFGAAAHRAWRPWRAAALALWCVLTGPAAASSWLLASPDPRVVPGESFEVVVVASTPPQHWPDSLPAQVEAPGGARIAIELAAAEGGSDAPQTATQRRYLGRWPAELLGVATLALRDMPAARLLVEASGERPAGVAALEPASAEARPAALSSSLDGEALRTDETVAPAALGFHEPIYFLVGGHDKRAARFQFSFRYRLFDDHGLVGEAFPVVRGLYFGFTQTSLWDLSSDSKPFRDSSFRPSLFYQWRASDPESGGSLAFAGGYEHESNGRDGEDSRSIDTLFLRADARYYLADGRTYLGAAPKFWFYLDKEDNPDIARYRGYAELGLRAGRDDGLMLTGLLRRGTAGKESVQLDLSYPVRRSIFSGVGAFLHLQYFKGYGETLLDYDERRGSRFRIGLSIVR; this is translated from the coding sequence ATGATCGTCCGGTTCGGCGCTGCGGCGCATCGCGCATGGCGACCGTGGCGGGCTGCGGCGCTTGCCCTGTGGTGCGTGCTGACCGGCCCGGCCGCCGCCTCGTCCTGGCTGCTCGCGTCGCCCGATCCGCGCGTGGTGCCGGGGGAAAGCTTCGAGGTCGTCGTGGTGGCGTCGACACCACCGCAGCACTGGCCCGACAGCTTACCGGCGCAGGTCGAGGCCCCCGGCGGCGCCCGTATCGCCATCGAGCTTGCAGCGGCGGAAGGCGGCAGCGATGCGCCGCAGACAGCGACCCAGCGGCGCTACCTGGGGCGCTGGCCGGCAGAACTGCTGGGCGTTGCAACCCTGGCCCTGCGCGACATGCCGGCGGCCCGGCTGCTGGTCGAAGCCAGCGGCGAGCGCCCGGCAGGCGTTGCGGCGCTCGAGCCTGCATCCGCCGAGGCGAGGCCCGCCGCGCTGTCTTCATCCCTGGACGGAGAAGCGCTGCGGACGGACGAGACAGTCGCCCCGGCTGCGCTCGGTTTCCACGAACCCATCTATTTCCTGGTCGGCGGGCACGACAAGCGTGCCGCGCGCTTCCAGTTCAGTTTCCGCTACCGCCTGTTCGACGACCATGGCCTGGTGGGCGAGGCCTTTCCGGTGGTCCGCGGGCTCTACTTCGGCTTCACCCAGACCTCGCTGTGGGACCTGTCCTCGGACTCCAAGCCCTTCCGCGACAGCAGCTTCCGCCCTTCGCTGTTCTACCAGTGGCGTGCCAGCGACCCGGAAAGCGGCGGTTCGCTGGCCTTTGCCGGTGGCTACGAGCACGAATCGAACGGGCGCGACGGCGAGGATTCGCGCAGCATCGACACCCTGTTCCTGCGTGCCGACGCACGCTACTACCTGGCCGACGGGCGCACCTACCTGGGCGCTGCGCCCAAGTTCTGGTTCTACCTCGACAAGGAGGACAATCCGGACATCGCGCGCTACCGCGGCTATGCGGAACTCGGCCTGCGCGCGGGGCGCGACGACGGCCTCATGCTGACCGGGCTGCTGCGCCGCGGCACCGCGGGCAAGGAAAGCGTCCAGCTCGACCTGTCCTATCCGGTCCGGCGCAGCATCTTCTCCGGCGTGGGCGCCTTCCTGCACCTGCAGTATTTCAAGGGCTACGGCGAGACCCTGCTGGACTACGACGAACGTCGCGGGTCGCGGTTTAGAATCGGCCTTTCCATCGTCAGATAA
- a CDS encoding quinone oxidoreductase family protein, whose amino-acid sequence MPQAIRFHQTGGPEVLQWESIEVPPPAAGEAQVRHHAVGLNYIDTYHRTGLYPVPLPSGIGLEGAGVVEAVGEGVSDLAPGDRVAYAGGPLGAYAQLRNMPADRLVKLPEALSFEQGAAMMLQGLTAQYLLRRTYRVQPGDTILIHAAAGGVGLIVCQWAKALGATVIGTVGSDEKAALARAHGCDHPIVYTREKFAERVREITGGAGVPVVYDSIGADTFMDSLSCLRPLGTMVLFGAASGPVPPFDIGLLAKMGSLFLTRPTLFTYTARREDLLAMAGELFDAVISGKVKIEVNQRYPLADAAQAHRDLEARRTTGSTILLP is encoded by the coding sequence ATGCCCCAAGCCATCCGCTTCCATCAGACCGGCGGCCCCGAAGTGTTGCAGTGGGAATCGATCGAAGTGCCGCCACCCGCGGCCGGCGAGGCGCAGGTGCGCCACCACGCGGTCGGCCTGAACTACATCGACACCTACCACCGCACCGGCCTGTACCCGGTGCCCCTGCCTTCCGGCATCGGCCTCGAGGGCGCGGGCGTGGTCGAGGCGGTGGGCGAGGGCGTGAGCGATCTCGCCCCGGGCGATCGCGTGGCCTACGCCGGCGGGCCCCTGGGTGCCTACGCACAGCTGCGCAACATGCCGGCCGACCGCCTGGTCAAGCTGCCGGAGGCGCTGTCCTTCGAGCAGGGCGCGGCGATGATGCTGCAGGGGCTCACCGCGCAGTACCTGCTGCGCCGCACCTACCGGGTGCAGCCCGGCGACACCATCCTGATCCACGCGGCCGCCGGCGGCGTGGGGCTGATCGTCTGCCAGTGGGCAAAGGCGCTGGGCGCCACGGTGATCGGCACCGTGGGATCGGACGAGAAGGCCGCGCTGGCGCGCGCACACGGCTGCGACCACCCCATCGTCTACACCCGCGAGAAATTCGCCGAGCGCGTGCGCGAGATCACCGGCGGCGCGGGCGTGCCGGTGGTGTATGACTCGATCGGCGCGGACACCTTCATGGATTCGCTCTCCTGCCTGCGCCCGCTCGGCACCATGGTGCTGTTCGGCGCCGCCTCCGGCCCGGTGCCGCCCTTCGACATCGGCCTGCTGGCCAAGATGGGCTCGCTCTTCCTCACCCGCCCGACCCTGTTCACCTACACCGCGCGGCGCGAAGATCTGCTGGCGATGGCCGGCGAACTGTTCGACGCGGTGATCTCCGGCAAGGTGAAGATCGAGGTCAACCAGCGCTATCCGCTGGCCGATGCCGCCCAGGCCCATCGCGACCTGGAGGCCCGGCGCACCACGGGCTCGACCATCCTGCTGCCCTGA